The genomic window CGAGGGAAAAAAAGGGCTCTAGTGCATGATCACGAAAGAGGTTGTGCAAGGGGCTCCAATTTTGGACACGCATAATAAGCGCAGACCCGAGACTCCAATTCCTTCGCCGAAAGCAAGCCCTGAGCAGGTATCACCGCCCGTTTGCCATGTAGCCATTTCGGTTCGATGGGATTCAGCCAGGGGCTTCTTTTCGGCAGCAAACCACTCAAAATCCGCACTCCACCTGATGCTTTTGCCTCACGGTTGTACTGCTTGATCCAGAAGATGACCTGTTTGCTGATATGCCAACTGGCGTTGTCCCACACCAGCAACAAAGCCTTTTTACCCTGCTTGCCCAGTTCCTGAGTGACCCACT from Deinococcus misasensis DSM 22328 includes these protein-coding regions:
- a CDS encoding transposase, which codes for WVTQELGKQGKKALLLVWDNASWHISKQVIFWIKQYNREAKASGGVRILSGLLPKRSPWLNPIEPKWLHGKRAVIPAQGLLSAKELESRVCAYYACPKLEPLAQPLS